The Corvus moneduloides isolate bCorMon1 chromosome 28, bCorMon1.pri, whole genome shotgun sequence genome contains a region encoding:
- the KLHL26 gene encoding kelch-like protein 26 isoform X3 produces MAESGGAEFGAERPSRAMFTGGMREASQDVIELKGVSAKGLKHIIDFAYSAEVTLDLDCIQDVLGAAVFLQMVPVVELCEEFLKSAMSVETCLNIGQMATTFSLASLKESVDAFTFRHFLQISEEEDFLHLPLERLVFFLQSNKLKSCSEIELFRAAVRWLQFDPGRRASASQVLCHIRFPLMKSSELVDSVQTLDIMVEDVLCRQYLLEAFNYQILPFRQHEMQSPRTAIRSDVLSLITFGGTPYTDNDRTVSAKVFCLPDAGGRQFRELTEMEVGSSHSCVAVLDNFVYLVGGQQLQYRSGEGAVDVSYRYDPHLNQWLRIQAMQESRIQFQLNVLRGMVYATGGRNRSGSLASVEKYCPKDNEWTYVCSLKRRTWGHAGATVGDKLYISGGYGISVEDKKALHCYDPAADQWEFKTPMNEPRVLHAMVSANSRIYALGGRMDHVDRCFDVLAVEYYVPETDQWTTVSPMRAGQSEAGCCLLEKKIYIVGGYNWHLNNVTSIVQVYNTETDEWERDLHFPESFAGIACAPVILPQVTSQR; encoded by the coding sequence GGCGATGTTCACGGGCGGGATGAGAGAAGCCAGCCAGGATGTGATCGAGCTCAAAGGTGTGTCTGCCAAGGGCCTGAAGCACATCATCGACTTCGCCTACAGCGCCGAGGTGACTCTGGACCTCGACTGCATCCAGGACGTGCTGGGAGCCGCCGTCTTCCTGCAGATGGTGCCGGTGGTGGAGCTGTGCGAGGAGTTCCTCAAGTCTGCCATGAGCGTGGAGACGTGCCTCAACATCGGGCAGATGGCCACCACCTTCAGCCTCGCCTCCCTCAAGGAATCCGTGGACGCCTTCACCTTCAGGCACTTCCTGCAGATCTCCGAGGAGGAGGATTTCCTCCACCTGCCCCTGGAGCGCCTGGTGTTCTTCCTGCAGAGCAACAAGCTCAAGAGCTGCAGCGAGATCGAGCTGTTCCGCGCTGCCGTGCGCTGGCTGCAGTTCGACCCCGGGCGCCGCGCCAGCGCCAGCCAGGTGCTCTGCCACATCCGCTTCCCGCTCATGAAATCCTCGGAGCTGGTGGACAGCGTCCAGACCCTGGACATCATGGTGGAGGACGTGCTGTGCCGCCAGTACCTGCTGGAGGCCTTCAACTACCAGATCCTGCCCTTCCGGCAGCACGAGATGCAGTCGCCGCGCACGGCCATCCGCTCGGACGTGCTGTCCCTCATCACCTTCGGCGGCACCCCCTACACCGACAACGACCGCACCGTCAGCGCCAAGGTCTTCTGCCTGCCCGATGCCGGCGGCCGCCAGTTCCGCGAGCTGACCGAGATGGAGGTGGGCAGCAGCCACTCGTGCGTGGCCGTGCTGGACAACTTCGTGTACCTGGtgggagggcagcagctgcagtacCGCAGCGGGGAGGGCGCCGTGGACGTCTCCTACCGCTACGACCCCCACCTCAACCAGTGGCTGCGCATCCAGGCcatgcaggagagcaggatcCAGTTCCAGCTCAACGTCCTGCGCGGGATGGTTTACGCCACGGGCGGCCGCAACCGCTCGGGCAGCCTGGCCTCGGTGGAGAAGTACTGCCCCAAGGACAACGAGTGGACCTACGTGTGCTCCCTGAAGCGCAGGACGTGGGGCCACGCCGGGGCCACGGTGGGGGACAAGCTGTACATCTCGGGGGGGTACGGGATCTCCGTGGAGGACAAGAAGGCCCTGCACTGTTACGACCCTGCCGCGGATCAGTGGGAGTTTAAGACCCCCATGAACGAGCCCAGGGTGCTGCACGCCATGGTCAGTGCCAACAGCAGGATTTACGCCCTGGGAGGCCGCATGGACCACGTGGATCGGTGCTTCGATGTCCTGGCTGTGGAATATTACGTCCCTGAGACGGACCAGTGGACCACGGTGAGCCCGATGCGCGCGGGGCAGTCGGAGGCCGGCTGCTGCTTGCTGGAGAAAAAGATTTACATCGTAGGGGGCTACAACTGGCACCTGAACAACGTGACCAGCATCGTGCAGGTCTACAACACAGAGACTGACGAGTGGGAGAGGGACTTGCACTTCCCAGAGTCTTTTGCTGGCATTGCCTGTGCCCCGGTCATCCTCCCGCAGGTGACGAGCCAGAGGTGA
- the KLHL26 gene encoding kelch-like protein 26 isoform X1, whose translation MAESGGAEFGAERPSSMADKNSTLKCTFSAPGHSTTLLQGLASLRAQAQLLDVILTINNEVFQVHKVVLAACSDYFRAMFTGGMREASQDVIELKGVSAKGLKHIIDFAYSAEVTLDLDCIQDVLGAAVFLQMVPVVELCEEFLKSAMSVETCLNIGQMATTFSLASLKESVDAFTFRHFLQISEEEDFLHLPLERLVFFLQSNKLKSCSEIELFRAAVRWLQFDPGRRASASQVLCHIRFPLMKSSELVDSVQTLDIMVEDVLCRQYLLEAFNYQILPFRQHEMQSPRTAIRSDVLSLITFGGTPYTDNDRTVSAKVFCLPDAGGRQFRELTEMEVGSSHSCVAVLDNFVYLVGGQQLQYRSGEGAVDVSYRYDPHLNQWLRIQAMQESRIQFQLNVLRGMVYATGGRNRSGSLASVEKYCPKDNEWTYVCSLKRRTWGHAGATVGDKLYISGGYGISVEDKKALHCYDPAADQWEFKTPMNEPRVLHAMVSANSRIYALGGRMDHVDRCFDVLAVEYYVPETDQWTTVSPMRAGQSEAGCCLLEKKIYIVGGYNWHLNNVTSIVQVYNTETDEWERDLHFPESFAGIACAPVILPQVTSQR comes from the exons CATGGCTGACAAGAACAGCACCCTGAAATGCACGTTCTCTGCTCCTGGCCACAGCACCACGCTGCTGCAGGGACTGGCCTCGCTCCGAGCTCAGGCTCAGCTGCTTGATGTCATCCTCACTATAAATAATGAAGTGTTTCAGGTTCATAAAGTTGTCTTGGCTGCCTGCAGTGACTATTTCAG GGCGATGTTCACGGGCGGGATGAGAGAAGCCAGCCAGGATGTGATCGAGCTCAAAGGTGTGTCTGCCAAGGGCCTGAAGCACATCATCGACTTCGCCTACAGCGCCGAGGTGACTCTGGACCTCGACTGCATCCAGGACGTGCTGGGAGCCGCCGTCTTCCTGCAGATGGTGCCGGTGGTGGAGCTGTGCGAGGAGTTCCTCAAGTCTGCCATGAGCGTGGAGACGTGCCTCAACATCGGGCAGATGGCCACCACCTTCAGCCTCGCCTCCCTCAAGGAATCCGTGGACGCCTTCACCTTCAGGCACTTCCTGCAGATCTCCGAGGAGGAGGATTTCCTCCACCTGCCCCTGGAGCGCCTGGTGTTCTTCCTGCAGAGCAACAAGCTCAAGAGCTGCAGCGAGATCGAGCTGTTCCGCGCTGCCGTGCGCTGGCTGCAGTTCGACCCCGGGCGCCGCGCCAGCGCCAGCCAGGTGCTCTGCCACATCCGCTTCCCGCTCATGAAATCCTCGGAGCTGGTGGACAGCGTCCAGACCCTGGACATCATGGTGGAGGACGTGCTGTGCCGCCAGTACCTGCTGGAGGCCTTCAACTACCAGATCCTGCCCTTCCGGCAGCACGAGATGCAGTCGCCGCGCACGGCCATCCGCTCGGACGTGCTGTCCCTCATCACCTTCGGCGGCACCCCCTACACCGACAACGACCGCACCGTCAGCGCCAAGGTCTTCTGCCTGCCCGATGCCGGCGGCCGCCAGTTCCGCGAGCTGACCGAGATGGAGGTGGGCAGCAGCCACTCGTGCGTGGCCGTGCTGGACAACTTCGTGTACCTGGtgggagggcagcagctgcagtacCGCAGCGGGGAGGGCGCCGTGGACGTCTCCTACCGCTACGACCCCCACCTCAACCAGTGGCTGCGCATCCAGGCcatgcaggagagcaggatcCAGTTCCAGCTCAACGTCCTGCGCGGGATGGTTTACGCCACGGGCGGCCGCAACCGCTCGGGCAGCCTGGCCTCGGTGGAGAAGTACTGCCCCAAGGACAACGAGTGGACCTACGTGTGCTCCCTGAAGCGCAGGACGTGGGGCCACGCCGGGGCCACGGTGGGGGACAAGCTGTACATCTCGGGGGGGTACGGGATCTCCGTGGAGGACAAGAAGGCCCTGCACTGTTACGACCCTGCCGCGGATCAGTGGGAGTTTAAGACCCCCATGAACGAGCCCAGGGTGCTGCACGCCATGGTCAGTGCCAACAGCAGGATTTACGCCCTGGGAGGCCGCATGGACCACGTGGATCGGTGCTTCGATGTCCTGGCTGTGGAATATTACGTCCCTGAGACGGACCAGTGGACCACGGTGAGCCCGATGCGCGCGGGGCAGTCGGAGGCCGGCTGCTGCTTGCTGGAGAAAAAGATTTACATCGTAGGGGGCTACAACTGGCACCTGAACAACGTGACCAGCATCGTGCAGGTCTACAACACAGAGACTGACGAGTGGGAGAGGGACTTGCACTTCCCAGAGTCTTTTGCTGGCATTGCCTGTGCCCCGGTCATCCTCCCGCAGGTGACGAGCCAGAGGTGA
- the KLHL26 gene encoding kelch-like protein 26 isoform X2 gives MADKNSTLKCTFSAPGHSTTLLQGLASLRAQAQLLDVILTINNEVFQVHKVVLAACSDYFRAMFTGGMREASQDVIELKGVSAKGLKHIIDFAYSAEVTLDLDCIQDVLGAAVFLQMVPVVELCEEFLKSAMSVETCLNIGQMATTFSLASLKESVDAFTFRHFLQISEEEDFLHLPLERLVFFLQSNKLKSCSEIELFRAAVRWLQFDPGRRASASQVLCHIRFPLMKSSELVDSVQTLDIMVEDVLCRQYLLEAFNYQILPFRQHEMQSPRTAIRSDVLSLITFGGTPYTDNDRTVSAKVFCLPDAGGRQFRELTEMEVGSSHSCVAVLDNFVYLVGGQQLQYRSGEGAVDVSYRYDPHLNQWLRIQAMQESRIQFQLNVLRGMVYATGGRNRSGSLASVEKYCPKDNEWTYVCSLKRRTWGHAGATVGDKLYISGGYGISVEDKKALHCYDPAADQWEFKTPMNEPRVLHAMVSANSRIYALGGRMDHVDRCFDVLAVEYYVPETDQWTTVSPMRAGQSEAGCCLLEKKIYIVGGYNWHLNNVTSIVQVYNTETDEWERDLHFPESFAGIACAPVILPQVTSQR, from the exons ATGGCTGACAAGAACAGCACCCTGAAATGCACGTTCTCTGCTCCTGGCCACAGCACCACGCTGCTGCAGGGACTGGCCTCGCTCCGAGCTCAGGCTCAGCTGCTTGATGTCATCCTCACTATAAATAATGAAGTGTTTCAGGTTCATAAAGTTGTCTTGGCTGCCTGCAGTGACTATTTCAG GGCGATGTTCACGGGCGGGATGAGAGAAGCCAGCCAGGATGTGATCGAGCTCAAAGGTGTGTCTGCCAAGGGCCTGAAGCACATCATCGACTTCGCCTACAGCGCCGAGGTGACTCTGGACCTCGACTGCATCCAGGACGTGCTGGGAGCCGCCGTCTTCCTGCAGATGGTGCCGGTGGTGGAGCTGTGCGAGGAGTTCCTCAAGTCTGCCATGAGCGTGGAGACGTGCCTCAACATCGGGCAGATGGCCACCACCTTCAGCCTCGCCTCCCTCAAGGAATCCGTGGACGCCTTCACCTTCAGGCACTTCCTGCAGATCTCCGAGGAGGAGGATTTCCTCCACCTGCCCCTGGAGCGCCTGGTGTTCTTCCTGCAGAGCAACAAGCTCAAGAGCTGCAGCGAGATCGAGCTGTTCCGCGCTGCCGTGCGCTGGCTGCAGTTCGACCCCGGGCGCCGCGCCAGCGCCAGCCAGGTGCTCTGCCACATCCGCTTCCCGCTCATGAAATCCTCGGAGCTGGTGGACAGCGTCCAGACCCTGGACATCATGGTGGAGGACGTGCTGTGCCGCCAGTACCTGCTGGAGGCCTTCAACTACCAGATCCTGCCCTTCCGGCAGCACGAGATGCAGTCGCCGCGCACGGCCATCCGCTCGGACGTGCTGTCCCTCATCACCTTCGGCGGCACCCCCTACACCGACAACGACCGCACCGTCAGCGCCAAGGTCTTCTGCCTGCCCGATGCCGGCGGCCGCCAGTTCCGCGAGCTGACCGAGATGGAGGTGGGCAGCAGCCACTCGTGCGTGGCCGTGCTGGACAACTTCGTGTACCTGGtgggagggcagcagctgcagtacCGCAGCGGGGAGGGCGCCGTGGACGTCTCCTACCGCTACGACCCCCACCTCAACCAGTGGCTGCGCATCCAGGCcatgcaggagagcaggatcCAGTTCCAGCTCAACGTCCTGCGCGGGATGGTTTACGCCACGGGCGGCCGCAACCGCTCGGGCAGCCTGGCCTCGGTGGAGAAGTACTGCCCCAAGGACAACGAGTGGACCTACGTGTGCTCCCTGAAGCGCAGGACGTGGGGCCACGCCGGGGCCACGGTGGGGGACAAGCTGTACATCTCGGGGGGGTACGGGATCTCCGTGGAGGACAAGAAGGCCCTGCACTGTTACGACCCTGCCGCGGATCAGTGGGAGTTTAAGACCCCCATGAACGAGCCCAGGGTGCTGCACGCCATGGTCAGTGCCAACAGCAGGATTTACGCCCTGGGAGGCCGCATGGACCACGTGGATCGGTGCTTCGATGTCCTGGCTGTGGAATATTACGTCCCTGAGACGGACCAGTGGACCACGGTGAGCCCGATGCGCGCGGGGCAGTCGGAGGCCGGCTGCTGCTTGCTGGAGAAAAAGATTTACATCGTAGGGGGCTACAACTGGCACCTGAACAACGTGACCAGCATCGTGCAGGTCTACAACACAGAGACTGACGAGTGGGAGAGGGACTTGCACTTCCCAGAGTCTTTTGCTGGCATTGCCTGTGCCCCGGTCATCCTCCCGCAGGTGACGAGCCAGAGGTGA